One genomic region from Flagellimonas oceani encodes:
- a CDS encoding DUF4834 family protein, with protein MVLLQTILIVILVYYGFKLLLKWLAPKLLNYAVKKTSERFGQQFGNAQDFDGRQHNEGETVVSKKPPRRSNPSKKVGEYIDFEEID; from the coding sequence ATGGTTTTATTACAAACGATTTTAATTGTCATATTAGTATACTACGGATTCAAATTACTTTTAAAGTGGTTGGCCCCGAAGCTGTTAAATTATGCAGTTAAAAAGACGAGCGAACGTTTTGGGCAACAATTTGGCAATGCCCAAGATTTTGATGGTCGCCAACACAACGAAGGGGAGACCGTTGTTTCCAAAAAGCCGCCCCGCAGGTCCAATCCCTCAAAAAAAGTTGGAGAATACATAGATTTTGAGGAAATTGATTAA
- a CDS encoding transporter, producing MIKKLLFLFVLFPSFTFAQYTDVINSNRPGRAASAYAVGKNVVQAEIGMLYEQQDNADLNSDSNIFGADYAFRYGLLFEELEVIAEGSFITQNITYPDLGIEGNLTNFSRNRVGLKYLVFDPYKNPERSKPNLYSWRANNLFQWKNLIPAVSVYGGANFVVGDNPFYPGEPTVSYRGGIQTQSRLSPRFVLISNIAYDRITTDFPEWRYALSVTHAFRDPRWSVFFEGQGISGDRYSDIILRTGVARLINPNFQADFHLGSNFKSDPSRIFVVLGFSYRLDFHKDELIPINEQQSGMNGKIKKNANKKSKRRNKKNGGGIDF from the coding sequence ATGATCAAAAAGTTATTGTTTCTTTTCGTTCTATTTCCCTCTTTTACTTTCGCGCAATATACCGATGTCATCAATTCCAACCGGCCTGGAAGGGCTGCCAGTGCCTATGCCGTTGGGAAAAATGTGGTACAGGCGGAAATCGGGATGCTGTACGAGCAGCAGGACAATGCCGATTTAAATTCGGATTCCAATATTTTTGGTGCCGATTATGCTTTTAGGTATGGGTTACTTTTTGAAGAACTGGAAGTAATAGCGGAGGGCTCTTTTATCACCCAGAACATAACTTACCCCGATCTGGGGATCGAAGGCAACTTGACGAATTTTTCCAGGAATCGGGTCGGCTTAAAGTATTTGGTGTTCGACCCTTATAAAAACCCTGAACGTAGCAAACCCAATCTTTACAGTTGGAGGGCAAATAATTTGTTCCAATGGAAAAATTTGATTCCTGCCGTATCCGTTTATGGAGGCGCCAATTTTGTGGTCGGGGACAATCCATTTTACCCTGGGGAACCCACCGTTTCGTATCGAGGGGGCATCCAGACACAAAGCCGACTTTCTCCACGATTTGTGTTGATTTCCAACATTGCGTACGATCGCATAACCACCGATTTTCCGGAATGGCGCTACGCCCTATCCGTAACACATGCGTTCCGTGACCCACGTTGGAGCGTATTTTTTGAAGGGCAGGGAATTTCCGGGGACCGCTATTCCGATATAATTTTGCGAACTGGTGTGGCCCGATTGATCAATCCCAATTTTCAGGCTGATTTTCATTTAGGCTCCAACTTTAAGAGCGATCCTTCTCGCATTTTCGTTGTACTCGGTTTTTCGTACCGTTTGGATTTTCACAAGGATGAACTCATCCCGATCAACGAACAGCAATCGGGCATGAACGGAAAAATCAAGAAGAATGCCAACAAAAAATCAAAAAGGCGCAACAAAAAGAATGGTGGCGGCATAGATTTTTAA
- a CDS encoding GNAT family N-acetyltransferase yields the protein MVSVKQVQSKSDLKRFVKFPFSLYKDSPYWVPPIIKDEMASFDKDENPVFKTADAQFFLAYRDNKIVGRVAAIINWLEVKEQGLKKMRFGWFDFVDDLEVSKALLDKVREIGQENQLDYMEGPVGFSNLDKVGVLTEGFDHIGSMITWYNHPYYQSHYEKHGFTVEKKYSESKFLAANADPKLFAKANILIKKRYGLRELNFEKSSEIMPWVDKMFDLFNDSYAKLSSFVKITDIQKEYFKKKYISFINPEYIKFVVDEEDNLVAFAIVMPSFSEALQKANGKLFPFGVFHLLSARKNSKDAIFYLIGIHPKYQNKGVTSIIFNEYYHTFKKRGVVNCIRTPELEDNVAIHQMWKHFDPKVIKRRRTYVKDL from the coding sequence ATGGTTTCCGTAAAACAGGTTCAGTCCAAATCCGACCTTAAGCGTTTTGTAAAATTTCCTTTTTCACTCTATAAGGATTCCCCTTATTGGGTGCCCCCCATTATCAAGGATGAAATGGCCTCTTTTGACAAGGATGAAAACCCTGTTTTTAAGACGGCGGATGCGCAGTTCTTTTTGGCTTACAGGGACAACAAGATAGTGGGGCGCGTAGCGGCCATCATTAATTGGCTAGAAGTCAAGGAACAGGGGCTGAAGAAAATGCGTTTTGGCTGGTTCGATTTTGTGGATGACCTTGAGGTGTCCAAAGCCTTGCTGGACAAAGTCCGGGAAATAGGCCAAGAAAACCAGCTCGATTATATGGAAGGCCCCGTAGGGTTTTCGAATTTGGACAAGGTGGGCGTACTTACCGAAGGTTTTGACCATATTGGCAGTATGATCACGTGGTACAATCATCCATATTATCAATCGCATTACGAGAAACATGGTTTTACCGTGGAAAAAAAGTACAGCGAGAGCAAATTTTTGGCGGCAAACGCCGACCCAAAATTGTTCGCCAAGGCCAATATATTGATCAAAAAGCGGTATGGCCTTCGGGAACTGAACTTTGAGAAAAGTTCGGAGATCATGCCCTGGGTGGACAAAATGTTCGACCTTTTTAACGATTCCTACGCCAAGCTTTCTTCCTTTGTAAAGATTACGGACATCCAAAAGGAATACTTCAAGAAAAAGTACATCAGTTTTATAAATCCGGAATACATCAAATTTGTGGTGGACGAGGAGGATAACTTGGTGGCCTTTGCCATTGTGATGCCCTCCTTTTCGGAAGCTTTGCAGAAAGCGAACGGCAAGCTGTTCCCCTTTGGCGTTTTCCATTTACTGAGCGCCCGTAAAAACAGTAAGGATGCCATTTTCTACTTGATCGGTATTCATCCCAAATACCAGAACAAAGGGGTGACTTCCATAATTTTTAACGAGTACTACCATACGTTTAAAAAACGTGGGGTGGTCAACTGCATCCGTACCCCGGAGCTGGAGGACAACGTTGCCATACACCAAATGTGGAAGCATTTTGACCCCAAGGTGATCAAGCGTAGGCGCACCTATGTAAAGGATTTGTAA